From Asterias rubens chromosome 20, eAstRub1.3, whole genome shotgun sequence, one genomic window encodes:
- the LOC117303983 gene encoding uncharacterized protein LOC117303983: MAARLVTRSPKSSHITPILKQRHWLPVEQRIVFKLGLLVFKSSHNMAPSYISDLITQYAPFRSNLRSADQRLLVEHNMANNTWGARAFLVTAGKVWNSLPYHIRTANTTSSFKTVLKTHLFAVKQ; the protein is encoded by the coding sequence ATGGCTGCTAGACTGGTAACTCGGTCACCCAAGAGCTCACACATCACCCCTATCCTAAAGCAACGCCATTGGCTTCCAGTTGAGCAAAGGATAGTCTTCAAACTCGGTCTCCTGGTCTTCAAATCATCGCACAACATGGCACCATCCTACATCTCAGATCTCATCACTCAGTATGCACCTTTCCGCAGTAACCTAAGATCAGCCGATCAACGTCTCCTCGTAGAACATAATATGGCAAATAACACATGGGGAGCACGTGCTTTCTTGGTTACTGCGGGGAAGGTGTGGAATAGTCTTCCCTACCACATCAGGACTGCAAATACAACATCTTCTTTCAAAACTGTcctcaaaacccacctctttGCAGTTAAACAATGA
- the LOC117304141 gene encoding uncharacterized protein LOC117304141, producing MAEAALPAETTCKIRHVHIECPICLSLFTNPKILDCLHSFCFKCLQDLVHKQDPKADIIICPMCKKETSIPDEGLSDLLGCFFLSSLIDDVINLDGPKEDINPPVSTCDGCDEGVEAVSRCVDCAANFCRICLEHHAKLKVFSHHQIVNSVAMSNIKRAKDKDKTEPPKCRKHTDQELCFFCDTCDLLVCPKCAVLDHRASNHSLSEINDSIRSYRRAVDEALQKFAEGRKQFQIVDDSIKYSQKCLQLMVDRTLRVIAAKEEDEITKIRKASRLLRERVTQIGQERGEGFESTQSSNHDKMSRAEQIVASVNDLMQHADNFELLDLKVKVMHNLDYHKELQFQTVQHSKSFIGFKGHDIVTDADLGEILEEEKWEVRTEFGKEGEGDGEFKWANCIACFSNGDIVVTDITRWLLSILTSKGTYKSACVQGTDDGQLKYPCYVTVTSDDLLLVTDRRDVKFFDRELRYIRQFRPSQKEEESLLSGIAVDKNNRIAVADWKRKVISLHNMDGSIISSIYHEDIGDSTSLYITSKERLIFADYHKMKLVFLDLMGNEVFNISTSIDGNPVNFAGVCCDDAGDIYVSVHCGGLGTREIHHYDASGEHIGCIARGLYNSCGVTFTPTGDLLVADTHSVKVLHRL from the coding sequence ATGGCCGAAGCTGCACTACCCGCTGAGACCACTTGCAAGATTAGACATGTACACATCGAATGCCCAATCTGCCTGAGTCTTTTCACCAATCCGAAAATCCTGGACTGTCTGCACAGCTTCTGCTTCAAATGTCTCCAGGATCTTGTACACAAACAGGATCCGAAGGCGGATATTATTATTTGCCCAATGTGTAAAAAAGAAACGTCAATCCCAGATGAGGGATTGTCGGATCTCCTTGGCTGCTTTTTCTTGAGCTCgcttattgatgacgtcatcaatctgGACGGTCCGAAGGAGGACATTAATCCCCCTGTCTCGACTTGCGATGGATGCGACGAAGGTGTTGAAGCCGTCTCACGGTGCGTTGACTGTGCTGCAAATTTCTGCAGGATATGTCTGGAACACCACGCGAAGCTAAAAGTTTTCAGTCATCATCAAATCGTTAATTCTGTCGCAATGTCAAATATTAAGCGAGCCAAAGATAAGGACAAAACTGAACCACCAAAGTGCCGGAAACACACTGACCAGGAACTCTGTTTCTTTTGCGACACGTGTGATTTACTCGTGTGTCCTAAATGTGCGGTGCTCGATCACCGAGCGTCAAACCACAGTCTCTCTGAGATCAATGACTCCATTCGATCTTATCGTCGAGCTGTTGATGAAGCCTTGCAAAAATTTGCTGAGGGCCGCAAGCAGTTCCAAATAGTGGATGACTCTATCAAATACtcacaaaaatgtttacagCTCATGGTCGACCGGACTCTTCGAGTTATTGCGGCTAAGGAGGAAGACGAAATCACTAAGATAAGAAAAGCATCTCGCCTCCTTCGAGAAAGAGTCACTCAAATTGGTCAAGAAAGAGGTGAGGGATTTGAGAGCACACAGAGCAGCAATCACGATAAGATGAGCCGTGCAGAGCAGATCGTAGCTTCAGTCAATGACTTGATGCAACATGCTGATAACTTTGAGCTGCTTGACCTCAAGGTAAAGGTTATGCACAACTTAGACTACCACAAAGAGCTTCAGTTTCAAACAGTGCAGCATAGCAAGTCATTCATCgggttcaaaggtcacgataTCGTCACCGATGCAGATCTTGGTGAAATACTAGAAGAAGAGAAGTGGGAGGTGCGGACAGAGTTTGGTAAAGAAGGGGAAGGTGATGGGGAGTTCAAATGGGCAAATTGTATTGCTTGCTTTAGCAATGGTGACATTGTCGTTACTGATATAACTAGGTGGCTGTTATCGATATTAACATCAAAGGGTACTTACAAATCTGCATGTGTTCAAGGAACAGATGACGGCCAACTAAAATACCCTTGTTATGTTACCGTGACCTCTGATGACCTGCTTCTGGTCACTGATAGACGTGACGTAAAATTTTTTGATAGGGAACTGCGATATATTCGTCAGTTCAGACCCTCACAGAAGGAAGAAGAGAGTCTACTCAGTGGTATTGCTGTGGACAAAAACAATCGGATTGCAGTGGCTGACTGGAAGAGAAAGGTCATATCTCTCCATAATATGGATGGATCCATTATTTCATCAATATATCATGAAGATATAGGTGATTCAACCTCTCTATATATAACCAGCAAAGAGCGTCTGATCTTCGCAGACTACCACAAGATGAAACTCGTTTTTCTGGATCTCATGGGAAACGAGGTGTTCAATATCAGCACTTCCATCGATGGTAACCCAGTTAACTTTGCTGGTGTGTGCTGCGACGATGCTGGGGACATCTACGTGTCTGTTCACTGCGGTGGCTTGGGAACCCGTGAGATACATCATTACGATGCATCGGGTGAGCACATCGGCTGTATAGCTCGTGGCTTGTACAATTCATGTGGTGTGACGTTTACTCCGACCGGTGATCTCCTCGTGGCTGATACGCACTCGGTCAAGGTATTGCATCGTTTGTGA